In Rosa chinensis cultivar Old Blush chromosome 1, RchiOBHm-V2, whole genome shotgun sequence, a genomic segment contains:
- the LOC112169894 gene encoding uncharacterized protein LOC112169894 has product MEKGRLIRLNDHWVSIAIDNLDSFGDVGYLDFRFLDQLLPHCSKDQLIHIEKSTKDVDLTPITDKLWRRFFERDFGGKATDEVIQKMKIKKMSFKWSELYQAKSKRMEDDEKEVGERLKKLYEKEAARKQSRQVKVLDKVPPSSSSNKRTGSKKESKLMNKLRKQHLNCLEMRNIQAMKMKRTAATCSGPIRKPRTSIKPMNVS; this is encoded by the coding sequence ATGGAGAAGGGAAGGTTAATCCGTCTCAACGATCACTGGGTCTCCATCGCTATCGACAATCTTGATTCTTTCGGGGATGTTGGGTACCTAGACTTCAGGTTTCTCGATCAACTCTTACCCCACTGCTCCAAAGATCAGTTGATTCACATCGAGAAGAGCACAAAAGATGTAGACCTGACTCCGATCACCGATAAGCTGTGGAGGAGGTTCTTCGAGAGAGACTTCGGTGGCAAAGCCACTGATGAGGTGATCCAGAAGATGAAGATCAAGAAAATGAGTTTCAAGTGGTCGGAGTTGTACCAGGCCAAGTCGAAGAGGATGGAAGATGATGAGAAAGAAGTCGGTGAAAGGTTGAAGAAGCTGTACGAGAAAGAAGCCGCTCGGAAACAAAGCCGGCAAGTTAAGGTGTTGGACAAGGTTCCACCTTCTTCGTCAAGCAACAAAAGAACTGGGTCCAAGAAAGAGAGCAAACTGATGAACAAATTAAGGAAACAGCATCTGAATTGTCTGGAAATGAGAAATATTCAAGCTATGAAGATGAAGAGAACTGCTGCCACCTGTTCTGGTCCAATCAGAAAGCCAAGAACGAGTATTAAACCTATGAACGTCTCTTGA
- the LOC112182379 gene encoding phosphomannomutase/phosphoglucomutase isoform X2, which produces MDCHSFHAIAQLIKIPEQFCKAKNYSLQWSVLESHYPAAASTTAVPYLEKVDFLKLQNGSDIRGVAVAGVEGEPINLTEPVAEAIAAGFAAWLAEKKKADSKRLRVSVGHDSRISAQQLEDAISRGIAGAGLDVVQYGLASTPAMFNSTITEDDGFLCPADGAIMITASHLPYNRNGFKFFTNAGGLGKADIKNILERAADIYNKFTVEGLTSSKEKALASVKRVDYMNVYTSDLVKAVHKAAGNIEKPLERFHIVVDAGNGAGGFFAAKVLEPLGAVTSGSQFLEPDGMFPNHIPNPEDKAAMKAITQAVLDNKADLGIIFDTDVDRSAAVDSSGNEFNRNRLIALMSAIVLEEHPGTTIVTDSVTSDGLTTFIEQKLGGKHHRFKRGYKNVIDEAIRLNSLGEESHLAIETSGHGALKENHWLDDGAYLMVKTLNKLASARASGHGGGSKVLTDLLEGLEEPGFSVELRLKINQSHQDLKGGSFRDYGEAVLKHLGNYIELYPKLKKAPVNHEGVRVSGYGGWFLLRLSLHDPVLPLNIEAPSKSDAVLLGNVVRAALTEFSALDTSSLDKFVQAS; this is translated from the exons ATGGACTGCCATTCATTCCATGCAATTGCGCAACTTATCAAAATACCAGAGCAGTTTTGTAAAGCGAAGAACTATTCATTGCAATGGTCTGTTCTAGAATCTCATTATCCAG CTGCTGCATCTACCACTGCAGTTCCATATCTTGAAAAAGTTGATTTTCTGAAGCTTCAAAATGGCAG TGATATTCGAGGTGTTGCTGTTGCTGGGGTTGAAGGAGAGccaatcaatttgactgaacCTGTGGCAGAAGCAATAGCAGCTGGTTTTGCTGCATGGTTGGCGGAAAAGAAGAAGGCCGACTCTAAACGTTTGAGAGTTTCTGTTGGCCATGATTCTCGAATATCTGCACAACAGTTAGAG GATGCAATTTCACGGGGAATTGCTGGTGCTGGTCTGGATGTTGTTCAATACGG ATTGGCATCCACACCAGCAATGTTTAATAGCACAATTACCGAAGATGATGGTTTCTTATGTCCTGCCGATGGGGCCATAATGATAACAG CAAGTCATTTGCCTTACAACAGGAATGGattcaaattcttcacaaaTGCTGGAGGGCTTGGGAAAGCTGACATTAAAAACATCTTAGAGCGTGCTGCAGATATTTACAATAAGTTTACAGTGGAAGGTTTGACAAGTTCAAAAGAAAAGGCACTTGCTTCTGTGAAGAGAGTTGATTATATGAACGTATATACATCTGATCTTGTAAAGGCAGTTCACAAAGCTGCAGGAAATATAG AGAAGCCACTGGAACGAttccatattgttgttgatgcAGGGAATGGAGCAGGAGGATTTTTTGCt GCAAAAGTGCTTGAACCTCTTGGGGCAGTCACTTCTGGTAGTCAGTTCTTGGAGCCAGATG GTATGTTTCCAAACCATATTCCAAACCCAGAGGACAAAGCAGCCATGAAAGCTATCACCCAGGCAGTCCTTGATAACAAGGCTGATTTAGGGATCATCTTTGATACAGACGTTGATAG ATCTGCTGCTGTGGACTCTTCTGGCAACGAGTTCAATCGGAATCGGCTGATTGCCTTGATGTCTGCCATTGTTCTTGAGGAA CATCCTGGAACAACTATTGTCACAGACAGTGTCACCTCAGATGGTCTTACCACATTCATCGAGCAGAAACTTG GGGGGAAGCACCACCGTTTCAAAAGAGGTTACAAAAACGTTATTGATGAAGCCATTCGTTTG AACTCTCTGGGTGAGGAATCACATCTGGCTATTGAAACTAGTGGCCATGGAGCTCTCAAGGAAAACCATTGGCTTGATGATGGTGCATACCTCATG GTCAAAACTTTAAATAAACTTGCCTCAGCTAGAGCTTCAGGACATGGTGGTGGCAGCAAAGTTTTGACTGATCTTTTAGAAGGTTTGGAGGAACCAGGTTTTTCAGTGGAACTGAGATTAAAGATCAATCAAAGTCATCAAGATCTTAAAGGAGG ATCTTTCCGAGACTATGGAGAAGCAGTGTTGAAACATTTAGGAAACTATATTGAATTGTATCCTAAGCTTAAAAAAGCCCCTGTTAACCATGAAGGG GTACGAGTTTCTGGCTATGGTGGGTGGTTTCTTCTTAGACTCTCACTTCACGATCCTGTACTTCCCCTTAACATAGAG GCACCAAGCAAGAGTGATGCTGTATTACTTGGAAATGTTGTGCGTGCTGCTTTGACGGAGTTCTCTGCTTTGGATACATCTTCTTTAGACAAATTTGTCCAAGCATCCTAG
- the LOC112169903 gene encoding uncharacterized protein LOC112169903, whose translation MEKGRLIRLNDHWVSIAIDNLDSFGDVGYLDFRFLDQLLPHCSKDQLIHIEKSTKDVDLTPITDKLWRRFFERDFGGKATDEVIQKMKIKKMSFKWSELYQAKSKRMEDDEKEVGERLKKLYEKEAARKQSRQVKVLDKVPPSSSSNKRTGSKKESKLMNKLRKQHLNCLEMRNIQAMKMKRTAATCSGPIRKPRTSIKPMNVF comes from the coding sequence ATGGAGAAGGGAAGGTTGATCCGTCTCAACGATCACTGGGTCTCCATCGCTATCGACAATCTTGATTCTTTCGGGGATGTTGGGTACCTAGACTTCAGGTTTCTCGATCAACTCTTACCCCACTGCTCCAAAGATCAGTTGATTCACATCGAGAAGAGCACAAAAGATGTAGACCTGACTCCGATCACCGATAAGCTGTGGAGGAGGTTCTTCGAGAGAGACTTCGGTGGTAAAGCCACTGATGAGGTGATCCAGAAGATGAAGATCAAGAAAATGAGTTTCAAGTGGTCGGAGTTGTACCAGGCCAAGTCGAAGAGGATGGAAGATGATGAGAAAGAAGTCGGTGAAAGGTTGAAGAAGCTGTACGAGAAAGAAGCCGCTCGGAAACAAAGCCGGCAAGTTAAGGTGTTGGACAAGGTTCCACCTTCTTCGTCAAGCAACAAAAGAACTGGGTCCAAGAAAGAGAGCAAACTGATGAACAAATTAAGGAAACAGCATCTGAATTGTCTGGAAATGAGAAATATTCAAGCTATGAAGATGAAGAGAACTGCTGCCACCTGTTCTGGTCCAATCAGAAAGCCAAGAACGAGTATTAAACCTATGAACGTCTTTTGA
- the LOC112182379 gene encoding phosphomannomutase/phosphoglucomutase isoform X1, whose translation MEAMSGKIVENVTVSQCYQLSRKFDNQYRRDPCAPFMRKVLPLQKGKLAWTAIHSMQLRNLSKYQSSFVKRRTIHCNAAASTTAVPYLEKVDFLKLQNGSDIRGVAVAGVEGEPINLTEPVAEAIAAGFAAWLAEKKKADSKRLRVSVGHDSRISAQQLEDAISRGIAGAGLDVVQYGLASTPAMFNSTITEDDGFLCPADGAIMITASHLPYNRNGFKFFTNAGGLGKADIKNILERAADIYNKFTVEGLTSSKEKALASVKRVDYMNVYTSDLVKAVHKAAGNIEKPLERFHIVVDAGNGAGGFFAAKVLEPLGAVTSGSQFLEPDGMFPNHIPNPEDKAAMKAITQAVLDNKADLGIIFDTDVDRSAAVDSSGNEFNRNRLIALMSAIVLEEHPGTTIVTDSVTSDGLTTFIEQKLGGKHHRFKRGYKNVIDEAIRLNSLGEESHLAIETSGHGALKENHWLDDGAYLMVKTLNKLASARASGHGGGSKVLTDLLEGLEEPGFSVELRLKINQSHQDLKGGSFRDYGEAVLKHLGNYIELYPKLKKAPVNHEGVRVSGYGGWFLLRLSLHDPVLPLNIEAPSKSDAVLLGNVVRAALTEFSALDTSSLDKFVQAS comes from the exons ATGGAAG CAATGTCAGGGAAGATTGTCGAAAATGTTACTGTGTCACAATGCTACCAACTAAGTAGGAAGTTCGACAACCAATATCGAAGGGACCCTTGTGCCCCTTTTATGCGCAAAGTGCTTCCCTTACAGAAAGGGAAGTTAGCATGGACTGCCATTCATTCCATGCAATTGCGCAACTTATCAAAATACCAGAGCAGTTTTGTAAAGCGAAGAACTATTCATTGCAATG CTGCTGCATCTACCACTGCAGTTCCATATCTTGAAAAAGTTGATTTTCTGAAGCTTCAAAATGGCAG TGATATTCGAGGTGTTGCTGTTGCTGGGGTTGAAGGAGAGccaatcaatttgactgaacCTGTGGCAGAAGCAATAGCAGCTGGTTTTGCTGCATGGTTGGCGGAAAAGAAGAAGGCCGACTCTAAACGTTTGAGAGTTTCTGTTGGCCATGATTCTCGAATATCTGCACAACAGTTAGAG GATGCAATTTCACGGGGAATTGCTGGTGCTGGTCTGGATGTTGTTCAATACGG ATTGGCATCCACACCAGCAATGTTTAATAGCACAATTACCGAAGATGATGGTTTCTTATGTCCTGCCGATGGGGCCATAATGATAACAG CAAGTCATTTGCCTTACAACAGGAATGGattcaaattcttcacaaaTGCTGGAGGGCTTGGGAAAGCTGACATTAAAAACATCTTAGAGCGTGCTGCAGATATTTACAATAAGTTTACAGTGGAAGGTTTGACAAGTTCAAAAGAAAAGGCACTTGCTTCTGTGAAGAGAGTTGATTATATGAACGTATATACATCTGATCTTGTAAAGGCAGTTCACAAAGCTGCAGGAAATATAG AGAAGCCACTGGAACGAttccatattgttgttgatgcAGGGAATGGAGCAGGAGGATTTTTTGCt GCAAAAGTGCTTGAACCTCTTGGGGCAGTCACTTCTGGTAGTCAGTTCTTGGAGCCAGATG GTATGTTTCCAAACCATATTCCAAACCCAGAGGACAAAGCAGCCATGAAAGCTATCACCCAGGCAGTCCTTGATAACAAGGCTGATTTAGGGATCATCTTTGATACAGACGTTGATAG ATCTGCTGCTGTGGACTCTTCTGGCAACGAGTTCAATCGGAATCGGCTGATTGCCTTGATGTCTGCCATTGTTCTTGAGGAA CATCCTGGAACAACTATTGTCACAGACAGTGTCACCTCAGATGGTCTTACCACATTCATCGAGCAGAAACTTG GGGGGAAGCACCACCGTTTCAAAAGAGGTTACAAAAACGTTATTGATGAAGCCATTCGTTTG AACTCTCTGGGTGAGGAATCACATCTGGCTATTGAAACTAGTGGCCATGGAGCTCTCAAGGAAAACCATTGGCTTGATGATGGTGCATACCTCATG GTCAAAACTTTAAATAAACTTGCCTCAGCTAGAGCTTCAGGACATGGTGGTGGCAGCAAAGTTTTGACTGATCTTTTAGAAGGTTTGGAGGAACCAGGTTTTTCAGTGGAACTGAGATTAAAGATCAATCAAAGTCATCAAGATCTTAAAGGAGG ATCTTTCCGAGACTATGGAGAAGCAGTGTTGAAACATTTAGGAAACTATATTGAATTGTATCCTAAGCTTAAAAAAGCCCCTGTTAACCATGAAGGG GTACGAGTTTCTGGCTATGGTGGGTGGTTTCTTCTTAGACTCTCACTTCACGATCCTGTACTTCCCCTTAACATAGAG GCACCAAGCAAGAGTGATGCTGTATTACTTGGAAATGTTGTGCGTGCTGCTTTGACGGAGTTCTCTGCTTTGGATACATCTTCTTTAGACAAATTTGTCCAAGCATCCTAG
- the LOC112169887 gene encoding uncharacterized protein LOC112169887, producing the protein METTELTHFTHKTTIITMEKGRLIRLNDHWVSIAIDNLDSFGDVGYLDFRFLDQLLPHCSKDQLIHIEKCTKDTDLTPITDKLWKKFFERDFGGKATDEVIEKMKIKKVSFKWSELYQEKSKRLEKAEKEVGVRLKKLYEKEAARKQSRQVKVLDKVPPSSSTNNRNGSNKDSKLMSRLRKQHLNCLEMRNIQAMKMKRTAANYSGLIKRPRTTIRPMNIF; encoded by the coding sequence ATGGAAACCACAGAGCTCACTCACTTCACTCACAAAACAACCATCATCACAATGGAGAAGGGAAGGCTAATCCGTCTCAATGATCACTGGGTCTCCATTGCTATAGACAATCTTGATTCTTTTGGGGATGTTGGGTACCTAGATTTCAGGTTTCTCGATCAACTCTTACCCCACTGCTCCAAAGACCAGTTGATTCACATCGAGAAGTGCACAAAAGATACAGACCTGACTCCGATCACCGATAAGCTTTGGAAGAAGTTCTTTGAGAGAGACTTCGGTGGCAAAGCTACTGATGAGGTCATCGAGAAGATGAAGATCAAGAAAGTGAGCTTCAAGTGGTCGGAGTTGTACCAGGAAAAGTCCAAGAGACTGGAAAAGGCTGAGAAAGAAGTCGGTGTAAGGTTGAAGAAGCTGTACGAGAAAGAAGCCGCTCGGAAACAAAGCCGGCAGGTTAAGGTGTTGGACAAGGTTCCACCTTCTTCGTCAACCAACAACAGAAATGGCTCCAACAAAGATAGCAAACTGATGAGCAGATTGAGGAAACAACATCTGAATTGTCTGGAAATGAGAAATATTCAAGCTATGAAGATGAAGAGAACTGCTGCCAACTATTCTGGTCTCATCAAAAGGCCAAGAACGACTATTCGACCTATGAACATCTTTTGA
- the LOC112182379 gene encoding phosphomannomutase/phosphoglucomutase isoform X3 encodes MEAAASTTAVPYLEKVDFLKLQNGSDIRGVAVAGVEGEPINLTEPVAEAIAAGFAAWLAEKKKADSKRLRVSVGHDSRISAQQLEDAISRGIAGAGLDVVQYGLASTPAMFNSTITEDDGFLCPADGAIMITASHLPYNRNGFKFFTNAGGLGKADIKNILERAADIYNKFTVEGLTSSKEKALASVKRVDYMNVYTSDLVKAVHKAAGNIEKPLERFHIVVDAGNGAGGFFAAKVLEPLGAVTSGSQFLEPDGMFPNHIPNPEDKAAMKAITQAVLDNKADLGIIFDTDVDRSAAVDSSGNEFNRNRLIALMSAIVLEEHPGTTIVTDSVTSDGLTTFIEQKLGGKHHRFKRGYKNVIDEAIRLNSLGEESHLAIETSGHGALKENHWLDDGAYLMVKTLNKLASARASGHGGGSKVLTDLLEGLEEPGFSVELRLKINQSHQDLKGGSFRDYGEAVLKHLGNYIELYPKLKKAPVNHEGVRVSGYGGWFLLRLSLHDPVLPLNIEAPSKSDAVLLGNVVRAALTEFSALDTSSLDKFVQAS; translated from the exons ATGGAAG CTGCTGCATCTACCACTGCAGTTCCATATCTTGAAAAAGTTGATTTTCTGAAGCTTCAAAATGGCAG TGATATTCGAGGTGTTGCTGTTGCTGGGGTTGAAGGAGAGccaatcaatttgactgaacCTGTGGCAGAAGCAATAGCAGCTGGTTTTGCTGCATGGTTGGCGGAAAAGAAGAAGGCCGACTCTAAACGTTTGAGAGTTTCTGTTGGCCATGATTCTCGAATATCTGCACAACAGTTAGAG GATGCAATTTCACGGGGAATTGCTGGTGCTGGTCTGGATGTTGTTCAATACGG ATTGGCATCCACACCAGCAATGTTTAATAGCACAATTACCGAAGATGATGGTTTCTTATGTCCTGCCGATGGGGCCATAATGATAACAG CAAGTCATTTGCCTTACAACAGGAATGGattcaaattcttcacaaaTGCTGGAGGGCTTGGGAAAGCTGACATTAAAAACATCTTAGAGCGTGCTGCAGATATTTACAATAAGTTTACAGTGGAAGGTTTGACAAGTTCAAAAGAAAAGGCACTTGCTTCTGTGAAGAGAGTTGATTATATGAACGTATATACATCTGATCTTGTAAAGGCAGTTCACAAAGCTGCAGGAAATATAG AGAAGCCACTGGAACGAttccatattgttgttgatgcAGGGAATGGAGCAGGAGGATTTTTTGCt GCAAAAGTGCTTGAACCTCTTGGGGCAGTCACTTCTGGTAGTCAGTTCTTGGAGCCAGATG GTATGTTTCCAAACCATATTCCAAACCCAGAGGACAAAGCAGCCATGAAAGCTATCACCCAGGCAGTCCTTGATAACAAGGCTGATTTAGGGATCATCTTTGATACAGACGTTGATAG ATCTGCTGCTGTGGACTCTTCTGGCAACGAGTTCAATCGGAATCGGCTGATTGCCTTGATGTCTGCCATTGTTCTTGAGGAA CATCCTGGAACAACTATTGTCACAGACAGTGTCACCTCAGATGGTCTTACCACATTCATCGAGCAGAAACTTG GGGGGAAGCACCACCGTTTCAAAAGAGGTTACAAAAACGTTATTGATGAAGCCATTCGTTTG AACTCTCTGGGTGAGGAATCACATCTGGCTATTGAAACTAGTGGCCATGGAGCTCTCAAGGAAAACCATTGGCTTGATGATGGTGCATACCTCATG GTCAAAACTTTAAATAAACTTGCCTCAGCTAGAGCTTCAGGACATGGTGGTGGCAGCAAAGTTTTGACTGATCTTTTAGAAGGTTTGGAGGAACCAGGTTTTTCAGTGGAACTGAGATTAAAGATCAATCAAAGTCATCAAGATCTTAAAGGAGG ATCTTTCCGAGACTATGGAGAAGCAGTGTTGAAACATTTAGGAAACTATATTGAATTGTATCCTAAGCTTAAAAAAGCCCCTGTTAACCATGAAGGG GTACGAGTTTCTGGCTATGGTGGGTGGTTTCTTCTTAGACTCTCACTTCACGATCCTGTACTTCCCCTTAACATAGAG GCACCAAGCAAGAGTGATGCTGTATTACTTGGAAATGTTGTGCGTGCTGCTTTGACGGAGTTCTCTGCTTTGGATACATCTTCTTTAGACAAATTTGTCCAAGCATCCTAG